Within the Caldilineales bacterium genome, the region GGCACGAGGCCGTAATCGCGGCCATCGTGGCAGAAGGCATACAGCCGGGTGTGGTAGCAGGCCCAGTGCGGGTGTCGCTCCGCCCGGCCGGTGGCGATCAGATGCTCGGTCAGGTCGCCGTCGGGGTCGAGGATGCAGATCGGCGGGATGCCGCCGGGCGGCACGCGACGTTGTCGCCGGGCCTCGCGCAGGAGATTCTCGACCTCGAACAACGAGGGGGCGTCATAGGCCTTGTGCGCCAGGATGGGCGCTTCCTGCTCCTCCATGCGCCGGCGGCCTCAGAACACCAGCACCTGGTCGGCTGCCGCCGTCCACGCCGCCAGCAAGGCCATGTTGCCGGGTTGCACCACCGCGATGAACCACTCTGGCCCGAGCCCGCGGGCCTCCGAACAGCTCCCTCAGGTGGCCACCTGGCCCTGGCGGGCGATGGACTGCACCATGCGCTCGATGTTGTAGTAGCCATTGGGCGTCTTCTGGCCGGCCAGGGCGCAGTTGACGCCGTCGCCGACCAGGAAGACCTGCACCTTTGCCTCCGGCGACTTGGCCAGGTTCATGGCCAGACGCAGGGCATTGTAGGGGCGCTCGTTTCCGTAAGGCGCATCGTTGATGATGAAAAGATAGGTTCGTTCGCCGTCATTAGTCATATGCAAACTCCTGGGGCCGACGAAAGGTTGCTTTCTCGATTTCGATCGGCATTCGTGGATTCGTGGCAGAAACTGAACGTCAGGCTGCCAGCAGACAGATGGCAATCTAGCATTTGTTCATCACAAGCGTTTCCGTGTTCGCAGCGAAAAACGATTCGCCCTCGACCAGGAACAAAGACAGCTTTCTTCGACTAGCGGCCAGAGCACCTGTCCTGAGCCTGTCAAAGCAACACCCGCATTCTCGCGCCACTCACTCGCTGGCGCAACCCGGTCTTTCCGCCCGACTATCCCCGCCAACGTTCGCGCAAGCCGCTGAAATGATAGACCAGCCACCCCACCACCACCAGCACCACCGTAATCTCTGGCAGCCCACGCACCCCCAGACGGAATAGGTCGAGGAGCAGCACCACCAGCGTGGCCAGGGTCAGGGCCGTTGGCAGCAACGCCCGCCAGAGCGGGAGGGTGGGCCGGCCGGGAGGCGGCGGCGGAACGGCGTAGCTGTGGTCATACCTGGCCCGCTGCGCGGGGTCAGAGAGCACGGCATAGGCTTCGTTCAACTCCTGCATGGCGGCGGCGTCGGCCCCACCCGCGGCATCGGGATGATGCTTGCGCGCCAGGCGATGGTAGGCGGCCTGGATCACCTCTGGCTCGGCCTGCGGGTGCACCTGAAGAATGAGATAGTAGTCCTTCACATCGCTGGCTCCGGGCGCACGGGGGGGGTCACAACCTGATCGTCAGGCCCTCGAAGGCTGCTGTGCAGTGCAGCCAGGGCGCATGCGCTTGCAGCCAGGCCCGCGCCTCGGTCTGGATGGCGTCGATGGCATCATCGCTGCGGTCGGGGTCGTGGTGGAAGAGGACCAGGTGTTTGACCCCGGCTGCAACCGCCAACTCCAGCACCTGCGACACCAGGCTATGGCCCCAGCCGTGATGGGCGGGCATGTCTGCGGCCAGATATTGGGCGTCATGGATGAGCACATCCGCATCCTTGCAGAAGGCCACGAACTCATCCTGGCTGGTGACCGGTGCGCCGGGCGGGTTCAGCTCGTTATCGGTGAGATAAACGACCCGCCGCCCTTCGTTCTCCACCCGATAGCCAAAGCCGCCGCCGGGGTGGTTGAGGCCGATCCGCTCGACCTCGAAGCCCGTGCCCATGAGCAGCGGCCGTGGATCATCGAAAATAATCCGCCGCTCCGACAACAAATCGTCGATCCGCACCGGAAAGCGGTTGCCATCCATCTGCTCCACCAGGGCGCGGGCCAGGGTCTCGCCCAGGTTGGGGACGACGCAGGTCAGGCGTCGCGGCTGATAGATCGGCCCGAAGAAGGGAAAGCCCTGGATGTGGTCCCAATGGATGTGCGTCACAACCAGGTACAGATCGGCATTCGAGCTTGCCAGCATCTTGCCCAGGTTGCGAATGCCGGTGCCGGCGTCGAGGATGAGGACGGCGTCATCGCCCAAATGCAGGCTGACGCAGGCGGTGTTGCCGCCATAGCGAACCGTGTAGGGGCCGGGGACGGCGATGGCGCCGCGCACGCCCCAGAAACGTAGGGTGAGGGCTTTAGGCATGATGGGTCGAGCAGATCAGAGACTGGGCAGTGGCCGCAGGGGGACGATAGGGGGAATGATACTGGCAATGTCCGGTTTTGCAAGCCGGGGCGCCAAGACCTGACAGCTCGCGCCCCTCCATGCTACACTGCCCCCATCCTCACCGCTTCGGAGAACCACCATGCCGCCCATCCGTTGGGGCCTCCTCTCGACCGCCCACATCAACCGCCGCCTCATCCCCGCCATACGGGCGTCGCGGCGGGGCGAACTCGTCGCCGTCGCCAGCCGCAACCAGGCCTCGGCCGACGCCTACGCCGCCCACTGGGGCATCCCCCGCGCCTTCGGCTCCTACCAGGCCCTGCTCGACTCCACCGCCATCGACGCCGTCTACATCAGCCTACCCAACCACCTGCACAGTGAATGGGCGATCAAAGCCCTGGCAAGCGGCAAGCACGTGCTCTGCGAAAAGCCCTTCGCCCTCAGCCTGGAGGAAGCCGACCGCATGATCGCCGCCGCCGCCGGCTCTGGCTGCGTGCTGGCCGAGGCCTTCATGTACCGGCATCACCCGCAGATGAAGGCGCTGGGCGAGTGGGTGCGCAAGGGGCGCATCGGCGAGGTGGCCCTGCTGCGGGCGGTCTTCAACTTCACCCTCACCGACGCCGGCAACATCCGCCTACAACCTGAGACCGGCGGCGGCGCCCTCTGGGATATCGGCATCTACCCGGTCAGCTTTGCCCAATACGTGATGGGCGGGCCGCCCGTGCGCGTGACGGCCGAACAGCGCCGGGGCGAGACCGGGGTCGATGTCGTCTTTGCCGGGCAGATGGCCTACGCCAACGGCGGCATCGCCCAGATCTCCGCCTCGTTCCGCAGCCCCTTCTACAGCCTGGCCGAAGTCTACGGCTCGCTCGGCCGGCTCACCCTCAACCGGCCCTTCGTCCTCGGCTCTGACGGCGTCGAACGCCAGCTCCTCTTCCACCCCAACGAAGGCCCACCCCAACCCATCCCCTTCCCCGACCGCGAGCTCTACAGCTGCGAAATCGAGGACTTCCACGACGCCATCCTCACCGGCGCCGCACCCTATCTCAGCCTCGCCGAAACCAGAAACCACGTCGCCACCGTCCTGGCGCTGTATCAGGCCGCGCGAGGAGAGACATAGGCAGGGAGAGTGGGCATTCCGGCGCTCCCCCCCCCCAACCACCATTCCTCCCCCACTGCCATGAACCCGATCGACATCTCCCGCACCCTCCACCCCGGCATCGCCGTCTGGCCCGGTGATGCGCGCTTCCATCTCAGCCGCAGCGTCACCATCGCCGGCGGCGACGCCGTCAACCTCAGCACCCTCACCCTCAGCGCCCATACCGGCGCCCATGTCGACGCCCCCTATCACTTCGACGATGCCGGCGTCACCATCGAATACGCCCATCTTGACCTCTACTGGGGTCTGGCCCAGGTCGTCAGCGTGGCCAAGACCACCGGCCCGCTCTTCCCCGCCGACCTCGGACATGCCGACCTGCGCCGCGCCCCCCGGCTGCTGGTGCACTCTGCTGCCAGCCATGCCGACCCCACGCTCTTCCACCGCGACTTCGTCTATCCCAGCCCCGAGCTTGCCGACTACCTGGGCGCGCTGGGCATCCTCCTCTACGGCGCCGAC harbors:
- a CDS encoding DsrE family protein, giving the protein MTNDGERTYLFIINDAPYGNERPYNALRLAMNLAKSPEAKVQVFLVGDGVNCALAGQKTPNGYYNIERMVQSIARQGQVAT
- a CDS encoding J domain-containing protein: MKDYYLILQVHPQAEPEVIQAAYHRLARKHHPDAAGGADAAAMQELNEAYAVLSDPAQRARYDHSYAVPPPPPGRPTLPLWRALLPTALTLATLVVLLLDLFRLGVRGLPEITVVLVVVGWLVYHFSGLRERWRG
- a CDS encoding MBL fold metallo-hydrolase; the protein is MPKALTLRFWGVRGAIAVPGPYTVRYGGNTACVSLHLGDDAVLILDAGTGIRNLGKMLASSNADLYLVVTHIHWDHIQGFPFFGPIYQPRRLTCVVPNLGETLARALVEQMDGNRFPVRIDDLLSERRIIFDDPRPLLMGTGFEVERIGLNHPGGGFGYRVENEGRRVVYLTDNELNPPGAPVTSQDEFVAFCKDADVLIHDAQYLAADMPAHHGWGHSLVSQVLELAVAAGVKHLVLFHHDPDRSDDAIDAIQTEARAWLQAHAPWLHCTAAFEGLTIRL
- a CDS encoding Gfo/Idh/MocA family oxidoreductase gives rise to the protein MPPIRWGLLSTAHINRRLIPAIRASRRGELVAVASRNQASADAYAAHWGIPRAFGSYQALLDSTAIDAVYISLPNHLHSEWAIKALASGKHVLCEKPFALSLEEADRMIAAAAGSGCVLAEAFMYRHHPQMKALGEWVRKGRIGEVALLRAVFNFTLTDAGNIRLQPETGGGALWDIGIYPVSFAQYVMGGPPVRVTAEQRRGETGVDVVFAGQMAYANGGIAQISASFRSPFYSLAEVYGSLGRLTLNRPFVLGSDGVERQLLFHPNEGPPQPIPFPDRELYSCEIEDFHDAILTGAAPYLSLAETRNHVATVLALYQAARGET
- a CDS encoding cyclase family protein codes for the protein MNPIDISRTLHPGIAVWPGDARFHLSRSVTIAGGDAVNLSTLTLSAHTGAHVDAPYHFDDAGVTIEYAHLDLYWGLAQVVSVAKTTGPLFPADLGHADLRRAPRLLVHSAASHADPTLFHRDFVYPSPELADYLGALGILLYGADAPSMDEPDSKTLPGHHALKRNHIAILEGLDLSHAPDGVYELVALPLKIGNGDGSPVRAALRPLHPAPPA